Below is a genomic region from Capricornis sumatraensis isolate serow.1 chromosome 17, serow.2, whole genome shotgun sequence.
gccaggcactgtttttcCCCAAACTGCTAGTAATACTGAGTTATCTTAACATATGTGAAGCTAAAAACTACTTTCCATTCTTCTGCGAAAACAtctcaacttttatttttattgaaggcaATTACTTTAATCTACCTACATCATATTTGAAACAATGAAATAACtgaaattatgtaaaaataagttttaattaatttctgCAAAGCTCTTCATTTTAACACTGCCTTATTAAAGGGACAAAATGTGTGTTCTTCTATGTTGTGTctaatataaaattttgaaactacatactgaagttgaatgataaaatatttttgaaaatcttttaaaagcacAAGTCCCGCATGTATAGTCGTGTTTAGTGTGGTCTGACAAACAATGAACTAAAGAAGTATACTGTCAACAGTttgcatctcagttcagttcagtcgctcagtcgtgtccgactctttgcgactccatgaattgcagcacgccaggcctccctgagagtcccttggactgcaaggaggtccaaccagtccattctgaaggagatcagtcctgggtgttctttgcggggaatgatgctaaagctgaaactccagtactttggccacctcatgtgaagagttgactcattggaagactctgatgctgggagggattgggggcaggaggaaaaggggacgacagaggatgagatggctggatggcatcaccgactcgatggatgtgagtttgagtgaactccgggagttggtgatggacagggaggcctggtgtgctgcgatgtatggggtcgcaaagagtcggacacgactgagcgactgaactgaactgaactgaactgaactgaactgaactgaaggcctccctgtccatcaccaactcccggagttccctcaaactcatgtccatcgagtcggtgatgccatccagccctctcattctgtcgtccccttctcctcctgccccaatccctcccagcatcagtcttttccaatgagtcaactcttcgcatgaggtggccaaagtattggagtttcagctttagcatcagtcctttgcaTCTCAGCTGagttcaaaataattttgtctCTTTGGTGATGTCGGCagctaaatatttatattaaatatttataaatgtcgATTTTTTGTGTGCTCTAAAACCACATGGCAATCATAAAGTCTCTTCAAATTTAATAGTTTGACCAAAACTAGTACTCCAGAATAATCACTCACACATGTAAACAGATAAAATTGTTGTTAAACCAGTCTTTGCTCATGAGATTCACATTATAATGTCCTTGCCTACAGACAGAATCAAAGATGGACACAAAGtgaactcacctagagccaagctGCAAGAGTTATGGAAAATGCCTCAAACAATTCACACCCCTAAGTCAAAGCCAGAGCCTTTCTTTCTAAAGGTATGCTAACTAAAtaccaatattttatttaaatgctaATAGTCTTTGTATTCAGAGTTGAACTTTTTATTGAATCTAGTTAAGAGAgtaactggaaaaggaaatggcaacccactccagtagtcttgcctagaaaatcccatggacggaggaacctggtgtccatggggttgcagagtcggacacaactgagcaacttcactcactcacccactcaAGAGAGTAAAGCACTGTAGAACACAGGTACACCCAGCACATTGtctagtgaagtcactcagtagtgttcgactctttgcgacccatggaccgtaacctactaggctcttctgtccatgggattttccaggcaagagtactggagtgggttgccatttccttctctaggggatcttcccgacccagcgatcgaagccgggtctcctgcattgcaggcagacgctttactgtctgagccaccagggaggagtCCATAAATATCTGCTggggtgagctgccgtctatagggtcgcatagagtaggacacgactgaagtgacttagcagcagcagcaaactcatCAATGCAAGAATTTTATCATTATAGATTCCCTTTCATAGGAATATTTTCATGCTTTATGATACTTTGGCTTTACTGTGTATTTCTTCACTCAGGAAGCTTAGTGCCCCAAGCACAAAGATGCCTGAGGAAAGTTCCACTCTAGAGATAGAAACCTAACCTCATAAAGATTTTGTTCAAGGACTCTAAAATTAAAAGCAAGAAAATGGCAACAAGTATTTCATGACTGTTGATCTGTATTATCCATTAAAGATCATAGCTGCCAGAATTAACCTCTCTAGAGCAGTGTAAATTACGGTTATTAAAGAGGTGTGCAAATTGGTAAATTTTGAGCCAGATTAATGTAGTTGAATTTGCATAAGTAAAATGTACAGATGGTATGACACTCCTGAACATTTCATCCTTTCAGATATGGAATATTGCCAACCTCTGTTCTACAATACAGCCTCTACATTTTGTCTTTTAGCATCCAGACCTCACCTTAGTCGAGAAGCGCTACCTGTGTAGCATTGCTAAGATCTATAACGCAAGCTATCTGAAGACTTTAATGAAGAGGCACTACATGCATGTGATCCAGCGCAGCTCCCAAAAGCCAGGCAGGTGTACCTCCAGGTAGTTTCTCAATAGTTCTCACAAGAAACAAGAGAGCATTCTAACAGAGGTGATTTGTGTACAGGTGTCCTCACTCATCACAGGGGCCACCTCAGTTCTCGTTCCTCACAGAAGCAGCATTACCCCTGCACTACATGGCGACACCAGCTGGAGAGAGAGGACTTGGGACCTTCTAACATTGCAGCTGCATCTGCACCTGAGATGATACAACATTCACTTTGGCGACCAGTGAGAAACAAAGAAGGgtctgtttccttttgtttcagaggaaaaaaatgtaccCCCAACTTTACTTGAAGGGTAGCTAAATGATGTTATTTCTCATGCTCCTTATAAGTTCACTTTAAGTTCAGAATAGGTTGGACAAAGGCACAAAAGAATACTATCTTATGGCCTCTTTATTGAGctgactgggatatgctactgccttttttttttatatgcataattttatttatttttggctgcactgggtctttgttgctttgcatggacttttctccagttgcagcaagcaggggctactcttcgttgaaGTGCACCAGCTTCTCATTGAGGTAGTTTCTCTTGTTGAGCACAGGCccttggtgcacaggcttcagcagatGCAGCAGGCAGGCTCCAGTAGTTGGCGGCTCAGGGGCTGAAgagggtgggctcagtagttgtggcttgtggaatcttcctggaccagggattggatccatgtcccctgcactggcaggcagattcttagccactctGCCACAAGTCCTGCTACTGCTTTTAGAATTTTGTGGAATTGTAAAAATTTTGATCAGCTAGAACCCTTTTAAATGATTCCCtcttaaattcaaaataatacaaactcttccaaaaggaGAAGTATACAGTGGCTTCTGCATAGGGGAATACAATACTATAAACCAAAAAAGAGATTAAGATGCTTGATTATTCAACCTATGCTACAACTGATAGCTTTGCGTCTCAGGGTTAATAAGTTATGTGAGAATTCAGGGGCTAAAAGGGTCTCTTTGGTGATGTCGGCAGCTTAATAAAAATTGGTATGGTCTTCCACATATATTAGACAACTATGCACTTTGCTAGTTCCAATTAAGATGCTTCTCTTTCTTACAGTTTAAAAACTGGATATGCATCTAAAACAAGATGTAAATCATTGAAGATTTTTAGAAAACCAGGCAGACTGTTCATGAAATCAggtaaatttgaaatttttaatatgtttttaaagatgttatgctttaaaaacattaaacCCAATATAGCTCCATTTCTATTAGAGAagacattaaaatttttgaagtGTGATTTGCTTACTGCTCCAAACAAAACATGAAATCGATTTCTGTTTCCACATAAAAGAACAGTGGTCAGGGAAGTTAAGATTCAATGTATTTCTAAGTAAAGATATTATAGTCAAGGCCAGAGACTT
It encodes:
- the FAM216A gene encoding protein FAM216A, with protein sequence MPNQGPVSGWTECSSSAEPPAVARAEGGGGGSAGHYYQNSKGTDRIKDGHKVNSPRAKLQELWKMPQTIHTPKSKPEPFFLKHPDLTLVEKRYLCSIAKIYNASYLKTLMKRHYMHVIQRSSQKPGVLTHHRGHLSSRSSQKQHYPCTTWRHQLEREDLGPSNIAAASAPEMIQHSLWRPVRNKEGLKTGYASKTRCKSLKIFRKPGRLFMKSVSTNDSESYMNEGKKEEDLLNKCMQSMSLEEQGEHLMLT